agaaacatgtttttttattttcctGATGATGTGCTTGGTGTAGAATTACTCAGAAGGTAATAGAAGCATTTTGCACTAAATAGAAAAtggaaattgaaaagaaatatgccaaaatgaaataaaatagaaGTTTATTTGTTATAACAGATTGAGAAAATGAATACTGATTTTTTTGTTATATGTTTGGAAGATCCTATGTATAAATTGTCCACACAATAGTTTTTGTGTAAACATTCTTGTAATCTGAACCAACTGACCTCAAATAATGGATAAAAGTAATCTGTAAATTAGGAAAGTTCATCCCAAAGCCCTCTTCCTTGGAGACATTTACGCACATTCAAAGTTGATATGAGTAACAGGTCATGTGAATAaagtttcaatttcaatttcattttaaaattttaaacccTGAAtcaaaaaatgaaaactttccTGAAACTAAACTGGATAATAACATTCGAAAATTCATTTAGAATCATATGAAATCATCTCACTAATGCCACCTACTGGCCTCTGAAACAGACACACCAGATCACGACCAAAACCTTGTCTTACCCACCAGTAAGTTAACGTGTACATGCACAACAAGCACATACTCAAGTGACCTACTTCTGAGctaaatgaaataataacaggaTCATACCTCCTGGTACTATTGGTTGCAATCAGTACAGGTCATAGATTTTAATCAGATATGCATAACATATTATAGTAGTACTCTTagctaaaatgaaaaaaaagaaaatttcatttcatcacaatagTTTATGTAACTACTTCAACATTTCACAGAGAAAATTGTTGATGACTGATGATTTTTTAGCCCTATATCTACTCATATTATAGTTCTCCAGTCTTAAAGCAAGtgctttcttttgtttgttaacAGCCTAACCTTAAACCTTAACCTTTGTGCAGTGCAAACTTCACTCAACATTTTGGAAGAATATTATTCATAAACAGAAATGTTTAACATCACATAAGACACTGTTTAATCATGTTCTGGAAGTTGGTGTGAGTAGTAACTTTCATAAATGAGTAACAATCTGTATCAAATCATCACTCAATGCAATGAATAATAAGTCAATGATAAGGTCCTATGTTTCCTTACTTCAAAAAACATAATAAagtttttaaaattaaaatttgaaattccTTGCAATGATAAGAGTGGCCATGACAGCGACCTCTATAAAGTAATGTCATATTAGTCATCACTTGTAATCCATCTAACCACTACATGTCCTATAGGACAGGGCACCTTTATCTGCCTGAACTTGCTGCACACATTGCAAAGCAAGAAACATTCTGACAGACTATATGGCTCAACTGTTGCAGAGTACAGTGTCAAACGAATGAGGTTGACAGTATGTATCTGGGAAGGTTAGGTACCCATATTGTCCACTTTGATTCCTCCCAGCCCACCAGGAAGACAGTTAACTGTAGTGACTGTTGTCAGTCTCTTGATTTGCCTGTGCAAATGGTGCACAGACCCATCTAATTTTTAAGACATGTGTCATTCCTTCCTGTGTCTGTGTGCATGCATGGATGTGTGAGTGTGAACAAGTTCAAAATATAGTGTTCTTCTCTGGGGATACAAAGGAGCAGTTCTAACTTTGATATCCTACCCTGACAAACCCAAGTTTTATCCTCTAATGCACAATTCGCAAGGTAATTACAACTCCTATCTGCTACTGTATACAGACATGACATGGAAAGTAAGGTCAAGCCACCATTTTTTCACTCCGTGTCCTTCAACTCACCCACAATGATGGACGGCTTTTGGTTACAAATATAGTTAGTTTTAAAATTGTAAGAACTGGCTATAATTATATTCTTCAGCTCGGAGGCTAAAATTTTGAGTTCTTAATGTCTTAACCATGTAACCATTTTGAAGATTTAACGTTGTAAATAACGCTGGAAATAACTATAAACAGAGTGCTTTGATGAAACTGCTGAACAATATGTGCATCATGAAGCTTTGAAATGAAGTTGTTTGTACTCTGTAATGCACTCACATCCTTCATTGAAAAAACAACTTGAACAATATGtatgaaaaaataatttatgctgaaaaaatatattgcaacaaatgtttctatttacatacatgtacacaaagtCTTGTAAAGTAACTTTTTCATGCTGAAAAGTTTAGTTTCAAATAACATTAATATTCATTCCACTCACTTGGATAGATAACAGTAAATGTTAAATCAATTAACACACAGTGGTATCTGTCAAAagcggcatctgtccaatctggcaagttgtcaacacccgCCTAAAGTCTCAGTTCAACCCGTGGCTTGTAgatttatcaccagctctacaatccagcacgctGTCTAGACTGGACACTGTAATATGACTGATATACTACACAGCTTGACTGACTTCCATGACAGTCATAAACTATATGACTCCACAGGAATAAGCTCAACTGCAAGGGAACATCCCTTGCTGCAGAGTCTTGACTGTAACATGAAATATGATACAGACAACAATACCATACCTTGTGACAAGGAAACCTGCCACATCATTGAAACAGCATTCACACAGCATAAATAATCAATGTGAACATAAGTGGATACTAAGGCTATTAAGGATATAACAGTGTGCCTCATTCCCATGATCagcatcagagtgagtgagaatggctttatgctgctttcagcagcATAACAATACCAGTGCAAGGGACACATATGGGCTTCATACTATGTACCCATCTGGGAAACCAAActtggtctttggcatgacgagctgACACTTTActcacaaggctaccccagtgCCTCATGCAGCATCAGAAGAAGGGGTAGGGGTGGTGGTTGCAATAAACATAAGCAGCAAGAATTGGGTTCAATACAACTGATATACAAGACAGAAAAACACAGATGCAGGCAGAGTAATGttcctttttcaaatatgaCAGCAGTGCAATCCAGTATGTTTTTTCACATCAACAGTGAAATTCATTTGTCTTTCCCAAAGCAGAACATTATGCATTTTGACAGGATAGTGACTGCATACGagataattttttatttttgagctgcatgtgtatttaggcCAGACAGGAGAGGGAAAACACCAAATCAATGACAGATGACTATGCACATACCAAACACAATACATGATACCTGCTCAGATATTGTTTAATATGAAATTCTAAACATCAGGGATATCAACAAGTGAAAGGGGGATGCAAGTGGGTCTGGGGGCTGCAACAATGTATCGAGAAAAGTATCTGTGAAATTCAGATTTTAATAACCCAAGAGAACAAATGTGAGTACTTCATGTTGATAAGCAGGACCTAACCCCCTAAACATTTTCTCCCCAGATTTAGAGGTATTTCAAGATTGactgatttgcatttaaatcgGCAGAAATTGGCAGATTGGCGGAAAATTGCTATCCCTGAAATATGTGACATAGCTGATCCTTTTGACAGGACTTTGACATCAATTCCAGCAGTTTGGGTGGAGTGATCAACATCTCTTAAAATACAGTTTCTTAAAATAATGCTTCTTAACATGTTGACAGACTGGTAGAAAATTGTGTAATGCCTGCCTCATTACATTGCAAACGGGCAAGGTTTGATTGACAATATCAACAGAAATGGCAAAACATCTGCAAAGTTGATCTGTTTACAACAGATATTTTGCTACAGGGCCTCAACATATTGTTCTATCACACTTCGGCTTGGACTGGATCTTGAACACTGTCAGATTACAACGCTCATGAAGTCACATGTCTGAAAATAAAGGAAAGGCAAAGATATACAGCATATCATCCAAAACAGTGTTCAACAGGAGATATTGCTAGTGTGAGATCATATGATACATCCTTGGaaatatcgttttgacagtagattttgtgcAATGCAAGCCTTGGATATTTGTTACATTATTGTATTGGCATAATTGTTATCAGCGGACACTTTGGTGAGATTTTCTATACATTGTGATGGTTGTATTATTTCTGATAATGAATGGATACATGTTTACAATCAACATGGCTCAAGGAATCAATAGGTCAAGCCTAAGTTACATCAAAGTTGTCATGGCCAGTCTGTCCAAAGAAACCCATGGCCAAGGTATTAACCACTTTCATGAAACCCACAAACTTTGTACAGTGATGACTCACTACAAATTATAATGAGGAGGAtcctgggattcaaacccatcaGTGGATCATGTTAGGCCTGCTATGTGCATTGTGAACTGCTGCATGTCAAGAGACAAAACAGAAGAGAGTTGGTCTTGCTTTGCAATGACCTAACTATTCTTGACCACCAgaacatgtaacatgttatatttgcgattacactttctcagtaatgtacagattttagtacttttgttgggttgagtcacatccaggattcaaacccacatcaTCAGGTACCTAATTGCTAGCACACAACGCCTGATGCCTAACCCGCTATGCCACTGTAGCTTCCCTCAGAACATGCACCATGTGCAGAGGTACTAGTGAGTATAATACTCCACTTCTAATGTAGATCAAAGCACAACAGAAGTTCAACAGTATATCAACATGAGGAAGCAATATTCACTACAATACTGCTAACCTTGACATGATCCACAGTTTTGTAAACAAGAATCAATGTAGACAAAAGAAAGCAGGAAATGACTATTTCCTTTTAGATAAATCACCATTTTATCTTTATCAGACAGCTGCTTCCTGATTACATATATTCAATATCTATAGAGAAAGTTGCAATAAACGTCAGAAAACTAGCACAATGCAGCAGACTTTACAAATtgacttccgttgataaatgcTTAGCACAAAATGCAGGAAGTACCAGATCCATTCACTTTgattatgtaattttctgaataaaattgatattatatacttatcctgactcttgCTCAATTGCTCATCTCCTCTTCCtagcgaaggtagtggaacacctgaaatccatTGAAGTTCCCACCTACAAGAAGCGGatgtaaaattcacactcacccatgtattacctcccttgccctccacatggtcagctgaccgccatgatacttcactctctcctatAATCACCCGACACGAGAATACGAgaattctacatgtctgtgagGGGCAGCTGGGAAGACTTTCGCtgtgagtcaggataagtgtaaaatatcaattttattcagaaaattacatatttttctttatcctgactcatgcttaattgcttacagaatctgacAGAAACAgcggtgggtcaggccacaCTGGATTCTGCTGTCTGTTCcaaattacgtccaataatttCCCCCTAACGGAAACTTGTAACGGCAATAATTCATTCCTATTCTTCTCATATTCATTGCAGATTTTGGGAGaaatcacatccagtcaaacttgtCTTCCATAGAAGACTTTGTTGACTGGTACGTGATGATACCAACTATAGTTAGCGTCCtgttagtttctgatgcaactaaatgtcaagatataacAATCGGGACTAGTCGCGacctttcttcatattcaaataTCTTCATAATGAATACAAGGTCGTAATCACTTAtgctacagtccgtttgattccatatgagaccaatgaattgctcactaacacaaaatctaataattgcaacgaAATCAAATTTTGCagagccacatgaaatcgacaggtCAACTCtcatgatgtgtctcataatttgggacacccgaataaaaaagttgtttaacaaacgatcatcattttcttgtcacctttcgctattttgcACAAGGGGAGCCTCTTACTGGTAGAACAGTCAGATAATCAACAATAGAAAGacattattgggaacaaagtggacttgaccatgccaccatcaagccagTCGTCACCAGGGAAGACTGACGACAGCGACACCGATTCAGACAACAACGTcttctgaaagtggcaacactgactcccattgaacatctcaagtggtaaccagataacagcttttgagatgaccccatcttcacaacacacgcttgttgattacctggcaAGTGTAAGCTCCTGGTATGCGACATGGACTGTAGTCTGTTCAAGACGTGTGCATAGACTTTCCACCAAAATACTCCGCAGAGCGTCTGGCTTctacaagtcacgtgataaatcaGGTGAGTTAAGTCAGAGTCGTccgggaactgttagttgctgagcaacgacaagtggtccaaactgatgaatgccagtgacgTCCTCCGTGGCTATGTCTCGCAGGTAATGGTTGCCGAATGTGTTTGACCTCCAAAAACATCCTTCCATAATAGTAGATAGCGAGCAGTTACCATGTAGCATTAGTGTAGAGGGCAAGGCTCTGACTTCATTTGGGTTAGAAGTTTGCGCCGGGtctaatcctgctgctttatatgtTCTaagtataacagctctgatccacactgagacagtgttgcgggatacttctgtgggtgtctcagtagataaaGGGATAAACAAGCGCTTGAACTGTTGTCTTCTAAACTTGGTATGTGCAATGTATAATTTCAATGCTCTCACTGGACATAAATCTTGTGTATTGTGAGGTCCTAAGATTGGTATACGGAACTGCCTATCCGGTTGACCTGGTAGTTGATTCTTTGCTATGAAATCCCATCTTAGACCTAAATGAGCTGTTTCTTGGTGACTTGTATCAAACTTCATTCAGTTAAAGTCTacagcatgaatttctgacattcttgCAGCTGTAGCCAGGGCAAGTAAAAATAGCGTCTTTTGAATCAACAATTCAACTGAAGTCCGATCAAGTGGTTCATATGCATCACCTGTAAGATGTTGGAGTACAATATTTAAGTCCCATGCAggagctctaaatctgtgttgttgatCTTCAAACTTGAACCAACGTAGTAAGGCAAGAAGCtctggtactttagtcagcttggtccCTGTTCCCATGGTGACAACTGAGCTGAGAGCTGCttagtatgtagataatgtagaacctTTCAGACCCTTAGAATGACGTAAATAGCATAAATAATCTGCTATTTGAGGATGAGTCGCCTTGATTGCCGAAAATCCCTTTTTCCTGGCATATGTCTCAAACCGTTTCCACTTGTCGTCATAAAGTGTGCGAGTGGATTTCCGTAAGGCTAAGGAGACTGCTTTCGCTGCTCTTGCCGAATATGCTCTGCGTCTTAATACAGTCCATACGTGAAGACAAAATACCGATGGTTGGCCGTGCATTTGCTTTGAGTGAGGATGGATGAGAAGATTCTTCCACTCTGGTAattgtagtgttggttgtcctagctcttctataagtgttggaaaccaatctCTCATTGGCCAGTAGGTCGTGACCCAAATCAGTTGTCTCAATGACTTTTGGTAATAGTACAGGAGGGGGAAACACATAAGCGTTTAGTCCTTCCCATAGAATGCTGGGAGTGTCCATTGCCAGGTTCAGGGATCTGGTGCTGGTGACACATAGGCTCTTGTCTGTTGAATCTTGTTACAAATAGGTCTATTTGCGGTGATCCGACAGCTTGAATGATTAGTTGAAACGCTTCCCAATGCAGTatccattctgttggagatGGACGAAATGGACGAGACAGGACGTCTGCCATGACGTTGtaggctcctggtatgtgaaaTGTTTTTACTTGAAGATTCAGACTGTCGACTAAGTTGAACAGTTGAAACGTTAGGTGTAGTAGAGATATTGATCTTGTTGaccattgtttgtttattgaaaaagctactgttgagttgtccATGTGGATCATTAATAACTTGTCTCTCAGTGCTATCAACCATGGTGGATGGCATGAATGACTGCTTTCATTTCCACTCgttgatgtgaagagcctgTTCCTCTTCattccagattcctgctgctaCCTCGTTTCCTAGATGAGCTCCCCATCATTGTAGAGATGCGTCTACATATACAGGTGGTTCTTGAATACCTTCTCTAACATATAGGTTCCTGCGCAGACATTCGATTGGCGATTCTGCCACATCAGAAAAGGCTTCAGGCTGTCTGGGAGCAGAATCTGTCCTCTGTTGTTGAGATGAATATTCAAGAATCGTTGTAAGGGATGCAACTgcattcttcctcttctggtcATATCTTGCGCTGACGTGAGGAGGCCAAGTAGACACTGCCATTGTCGAAGTGTTAACGGAGAGAGTAGAGCTTGCATTATTGTATCTTGAATCTCCTCCAGAACTACAATCTGATTCAACATAGTGATGAAACAAATCCCGAGGAATTTGATATCTTGTTGAGGTTCCAGTTCGACCTTAGGTGATTTACTAACCAACTCAGTTCTGTTAGTAGCCTGATTGTGAAGTCTAATTGTAGGCGGTACATGTTGCTGTCGAAACTTGGTTGCTGTCTTGAATGCTGTAGACAAAGTCTCAGGAATCACAGATACAGGAGCTATCGGTGGGAACGTTAACGTATCaatgtcatcattcttcatcttgTACCTGTTGAATTCATTGGAATCCTTAGATGGGGAAACAAGGCTTAAGCTATCCGTGATCCATGATGTGATTTCTGAGTCCAAAAATAGGGCTTCTTCCCCTGACCAATCACGATGATGTCTGACTTCATTCTTCCTAGAGTAAGACAAATTCATAAATTGCCAACGATCCCAACTGTGTGAATCCGAGTCAAAAGGGGGGATGACTGCATACGGCATCTTCTATGAATAGGGGAGACAGAAGTCGACCTTCTCCATTGACGAGTCCATCCACGAGTGCACTCACACGAGCGTGTGATGTCACTTACCGAGTATACCTACTTGTGTTAGTGCTCTGCGTGGGTATATCCTTCTCTGTGCTGCGACCCGATGATCAGGACCTGGATCTTCTGGAGTGCTTGCGTGCATGCACCTCTTCTTCATCCTCAGACCTGAGCGCAGGTCTAGATGAATGCTCTCGCTGATTCTCAGTCGACATCATTGACGAGTGCAGTCGTCTTTCCTCTTCCAGCCATTGCTCCATAAGATTCATCTGCAATGTCTGTTGTAGATGAAACAGGTTCTGAGGGATTGATGATGCCGTCGGTGACGGTCTAGTTGTCGATGGCTGAAGTCTTCACTCCGTATTATCAATGAAGACTCGTAAAAAAATTGACGCTCTTCTAAGGGGAGTATCTCTTCCCCGAATGATTTCTTCATCAAAGAGGGATGATTCTGCGATGATCTTACAGATGAAGACTTCGACTTCGATGACTTAATTTTCCTGGCCTGTGACAGCCCTGTCTCAACAGATGGTCTCTTCTGAGTCTTGGGAGGGGACATGCCCGACCCTGGACACAACCTCAGAGATACAGCTAGCATCTCACTGGAATCAATCTCAGCATCAATGATTAAACGGTTACCCGATTTTATTTCACCAGATTTAGAAATAGCTAATGTAagctgttacgagtgtgtattttctgtatatttttgttattaattaagtaataattattcttgggtcacaacatttagtgttttgaatagtaaatattatgggtcacatttcgttttaatagctggtcaacacttttagcattctggttttccggaatttatctgctcctagttttctatgtatctacttccaggagacttattcgagggcactctacagtgttgacgatgttcgtttgtgcccgaactattgggaaatgacttagtaaatatatataaaggctggttgccgtgcggAGGGTGACGTTCACACTCATTTACATCACTACCACACTTGaaatcccgtcaacgcctgaaactacattatctgctgtcgcaccgatcgctgtgttaaCATTCTGCCATAGTAGATTCTCTCACACCTAGACTTTGGTGattttgctatattgtattttgtgacccattgacttagattttgtctctcttgaattgtacctgaaatctgcattgttatatatataatcacaagggatttcttaaattgttgtcacggtaaattcttaaacGTAACAAAGCCGATGTTGCTTATTTCTAGCATGTCTGTGAACACACCGTAAATATAATAAGAATACTGCTTCAGACAATTTGATGCAAAATTTACAACAAGTATGAGCAGAACGTATAGGTTTACATGTGAAGCAAAGTACATGTGGGTCAACCACCGACAGCCATAACCTGCACTGAaaacacgatttcatcaactgagactaagACTGCGAtagggagagagtgaagtatcatggcggtcagctgaccatgtgcatggCAAGAGAagtaatacatgggtgagtgtgaattttatgtctgcttcttttagaagggaacttcgagggatttcaggtgttccactaccttctccaggaagaggagataagcaatcaagcatgagtcaggataaggaaaaattagaATTATCCACCCCTATTATCTCTTAAAAAAATCATGACTGTTGCATGATCTAGGTTTAAAGTTTTTTGCTAGTTACCAAAGGAGACTGAAAGAACTTCAGtatctttttatttttttgtataAACTGTACATTCATTtggaaatgagacaattcaaggagtaAAAACTagcgcaatagtatgttgcaataggcCATCACAATTGCAGTAGTGTTTTCACCCTCAACAGTCACCCCTTATAACAGACATATCATGAGGTTAGatgatgtaagatactgtaccTGACATGTCATAAGGAGGTTAGTTGCACCAAGACCAGACATAACCTGGAAGCTGGGGTCATCAGGGCACTTGGCTGTATGTTCCGACATTCCTTCAGTCAGCTGCTGACTGATGTTGCTCAGGCTCAGACAATCTTGCTGAAAGCAATGATCAAGTGTCAGGAATGAGGTAGTGAATTTAGTATAGTTATACGTcaattttagctatattccagcaatatcatggcagggaacaccacaaatgggcttcagacattgtacccatgtggggcacTGAACATGATCTTTGACGTGATGAGTGAAAGCtataaccactaagctaccgcACAGCCGATGtgtcaggagtgagtgagttagtgagcaGTATtaaagaaatgtgcttcacacattgtacccatgcttcTATGGCGTCATCCACTGTTCCACCACCTCTCAAGCGTCACGACAAGATAACACCATATTAGCATATGAAACAACTCAACCAGTAGTTGTCCAAAACAACCTTTCTTTATAAATGCATGCAGAAACAATACTCATATTGTGGCTTGGATATGAAACTCGTGTGTGGCTGATATTTTGCCGAGTTGGTAATGGGTTGCCATTTCTCTAGGGTTGTTCAGCAAAACATTGCGCCTGAAACTATTCcatgtgtgagagagtgagagaaaaGCCCAAAGTATGGAGGTTATGTGCCACTGTGATAAAACAAACTCACAAGTATGTATCTGGTACTGAAAAACATACATATGGCAAACTAGAATTCAACTCTACAAACaaactgcttgacaagtatttgatgagccagcgcagtgaacgcgtttgtggtAAGCAGGCGGGACAAGTATTCTGGACGTAAACACTTTGTTGCTATAGGTAGATTGGCAACTAATACATGCTTCCCTGGCGTGATATCAATACTGCTACTGTTCAACTCATGTCTCttagagcgatttagttcagcaagacaTCATCATGACTCGATTTGCACACGGAAATTGAACTTTACAATAATTAgatgacaacctgtttccctcttgtttcaaatgaaatgttctgGAGGGTGTTACAACATAAGCAAATTGGGGTTatttgtcaggtcatggctcatctaatacaTGTGAAGCAGTAGGTATGTCTtaactaagggacacaactctgcacagcatgTTACGGCTCCACAGATTTGGTCCTCAATGCCACATGTGGTACAGATGTATTACCATACCTTATACAGTACAGATACTTGTACTGACTCACAGTACAAACCAAGATGATCAGTTAAATTAAACACAGATTAGTTACAGTGTTTAATGTGTGTACATGATTCACGACCCCCAAAATCAGGTTGTGCGAGTTGAGTAAACATTGATGACAAAAGTGATGAGCATTATAGACTCAAGTCAAATTGGTGGGAAATCTGTCAAAATAGGTATGACCTGACACACCCAGGATACCTATGATTAGCAGAACCTGGTACAACTTGGGAAAGAACTCTGCACATTGTGAACATTTGTGTTTAACAACAATTAACTACACACAACTAACACTCTTGTTggaggtggcctagtggttaaggtgtttgcttgtcattctaaagacctgggttcaaactcccacatgggcacaacgtgtgaagccaatttctaaTGCCCCCACTTAGTTATTGCAGGAATACTGCTCAAAGTAATGTGAAACTAAATTAACTCAAAGTCACGGTTGTTGGTTGTTAAACagtgcactcagcaaaatttgCCACCAGGCCAGTGGTGACTCCTACTGGGACATAAGTGCTTGTAGTCAATATCCAGGCACCGTTTTAACACATTTGTCAGTGTTTCGTGTCTTACCTCAGTATCAATTCTCAGTCCACAGCTACAGAACACAATACCCTTGTTCAGCATCAGTACAtgtctgaaaacaaacacaacacatacaatCCTGACATTATGATCCATTACATACCTCTAGCAACTACTCAATGTTTGAATGGAAAAAAGATCAGAGCTACGAGCTACAAGACCACAGTTAATAACATTAACAGATTTTACAAGGAACATCTGTGACAATAAATATCAGTCTTGTTGACACTATGGGATACTATTTATTCTATTGTCTTTTGTTTTGCACCTACTTCTGACAAACTGGGCAGAGAACATCCTCTGTAGACAGGGTTTCAATGGCTGAACACAGAACTTCCTCCTCCCTTTGCAGACTTATTTCATAACGTTCGTACTCAGATAGTAATTTACTTTCTGAAAGTAAACCAATAAAACCAACCTGAAAACATTTGTCTCTGCTGTATATCTCAAATCAATATGCTAATTTATTATGGTGTAATATCATACATATTCAATGAATTTCAGCTAATATAAGAACAAAATCAGACCCCTATTCTCCAAAAGGCACATCTCTGTGACTTATAGTTAAATCTGGCAAATGTCCGTAACAGGACAATCTCCATGTGATGAACACACCTTCTTTCATCAGATCCTCCTGAATGTCTTCAAACAAATTCAGCATTTcatctatctcactcacttcaaaAGATGCCATCTGTGgattaaaaaaaattatgatGCATTAAAGTTTCATTAAAATCATTCAAACACTGATTTGTTTGCTGAAGATTATTCTTTTTAGACAAACACAATGTTTCACTTTGGCATTCTTCTTAACAGTTATAATTTGTTGCCATATGTTGAAGaaaacttttgaaaatacaAGTTCTCGGTTTTCA
The window above is part of the Haliotis asinina isolate JCU_RB_2024 chromosome 1, JCU_Hal_asi_v2, whole genome shotgun sequence genome. Proteins encoded here:
- the LOC137282062 gene encoding RPA-interacting protein-like, encoding MASSPRSLKHREMYKIRTPPWKETYRKRCLDRLRGSREKLFSRFRNIQPDSDGKNEKDEFIKDLMTKEWKSLQRDKATGNSADLMDFDMASFEVSEIDEMLNLFEDIQEDLMKEESKLLSEYERYEISLQREEEVLCSAIETLSTEDVLCPVCQKHVLMLNKGIVFCSCGLRIDTEQDCLSLSNISQQLTEGMSEHTAKCPDDPSFQVMSGLGATNLLMTCQTCDFMSVVI